TATACATAGCTATATTCTCATCATCGATTTTTATAAAATTATAAAAATCTCCACCTACATTTTTATAGGGTATGTACTTAGAGCTAAATCCAAGGCCTCCCATTTCAGGGCTGGTATCAGGAAGCAACGCCATCTGAATATTCTTTGCATACTCAAGGTCTTCCATAAGCTTTTTATTAGCATCTTTTATCTCTTTGGTTCTTTCCTCCACCAGAAGTTTTAAATTATCAGAATAACTGCTCAGCTGTTTTTCTGCACTTGTTAAATCCTTGTATGGTTTCTTCACCATTTCTACAAACATTACCTGAAAAATAAGATAATATGAAATAAACTTGTAAATATGTCCCAGCATATTATATTTATCATATACATCGGTATAAAGGGTAAATGCGAATTCACTAAATATACTTATTATGAGAGAACAAATAAAGTAAATAAGAGAAGAATTTTTAGTTTTTCTATATTCTAAGAATAATATAAATGCAGCAAAAGCTTGTAAAGCAACAATTATATATTCACCATATATCTTAGCCGGAGTCAATCCCACTCCTTCAACATACATAGCCGGGAGCATATCGAATTTTAAAGCTACAATTATAATAATAACCCCAGTATATATCATGCTGAACAATAATAAAAAATGCTTTGACATTTTTATCTTCTTATCGGGCTTTATAAAACTAAATATAACAATTCCGATTGCAGCAGTAAATCTTGCAATCATCCAAAATGTGGTGGCTTTCTCTGCACAGCTTTTTATAAAAAAGTCAGGCATTCCCTGATATGAAAATGTATGAAGTACATCTATAATCCCCACAGAAAGTAACACTACCGCAATAAAAATAGATCTAAAGTTACCTGTCAAATCATAGGTATAAAAAGCAACTACAAAAATACAAAAGGCCATGATAATGCTTAAAAATTCCAATGTGTTGTGCCAAGCAAGAAAAAGGTCTTCAGTAAAAATTCTATCAAACAAAAAACTGAGCCTTGAAAATAATAGTAAAAGCACAAAGGCAACAACTGATATTATTATTATATATATATAATTATTTTCTTTGTGATTGATATTCATGAGCTACCCCCAGATCAAACCGGCACCATATATTCAGCCTTGAAAATACATATAAAAACAAAAATAACACTTAATAAATTACATTCTACATAAAATTACATTATCCTTCAAATATTATCACGTGATAGCAAATTTTCTGATTGCTTTAGCTACTCCATCACACTCGTTGCAATCTGTTATATGATCAGCGACTTGTTTTACCATCTGATCTGCATTGTCCATGGCTATGCCCAGTCCTGCATATCTTATCATAGATATATCATTCTCGTTATCCCCTATAGCAATAACTTGTTCCCTAGCTATTCCAAGCTTGTCAGCTATAAAACTTATAGCACGGCCTTTGCTCACATTGATATCCATGAATTCTAAGTATCTCCCCATAACAAAGTAAATTTTAACCTTTTGAGCAAGTATTTGTTCTAAATCTTTTCTAGCATGCATTAATGTATCCACATCATCATTAAACATAATTTTTATTATATCTTGTTTGATATCTATATCCATATCTGGTTTGTATTCAAATGCCTGCCCACTTTCCTTCCAAATAAACATCTCTTCGTCATCTGGAGAAATATTTGTATACATTATTTTATCAGTGAAGACATGTACCCTTATATCCCTTTCCAAAGCATAATCTAATATAGTCTTTATGCTTTGAAACTCCAATCCTTTTACAAATATACTTTCACGGGTGTCTGGCTCTACTATAGAAGCCCCGTTACAAGTTACAAAAGGCTGCTTAAGGTTCAGTTCTTCTGCATATCCTTTTACAAGGTCTATAGGGCGACCGGAACATAATGTCACGTGTATACCCATATTTAACGCATCTTTTATACAATCTTTGTTAGCCCGACTTATCGTCTTGTCTTCTTTAAGCAACGTTCCGTCCAAATCTATCCCAATAAGTTTGTACTTCATATTTCACCTCAAAATTTTCCTCAAATATTGTCCTGTATAACTTTCCGGGTTGTGAGAAACCTCTTCTGGCGTACCCTGAGCTATAATCATGCCTCCGTTATCCCCACCCTCCGGACCTAAATCTATTACATAGTCAGAAGTTTTGATTATATCCAAATTGTGTTCGATAACAACCACAGTGTTTCCTGTCTCAGATAATTTCCTTAAAATCTTTATAAGCCTGTGAACATCAGCTGTATGCAAACCAGTAGTAGGCTCATCTAATATATATAGAGTCTTTCCATTGCTCCTTTTGCTCAACTCAGATGCAAGCTTTACCCTCTGAGCCTCCCCGCCTGAAAGAGTGGTAGATGGTTGTCCCAATTTTATATATCCCAATCCTACTTCATTTAATGTATCCAGCTTTCTCTTTATTCTTGGGATATTTCTAAAAAAATCAAGAGCTTCTTCCACCGTCATATCCAACACTTGAGAGATATTCTTGCCCTTATATCTGACTTCAAGGGTCTCTCTATTATACCTTTTGCCCCTGCATACTTCACATGGAACATAAACGTCAGGAAGAAAATGCATTTCAATCTTTATTATACCATCTCCGGAACAAGCCTCACATCTTCCCCCTTTAACGTTGAAACTAAATCTTCCCTTTTTATAACCCCTCATCCTAGCTTCTGGTGTCTGGGAGAATGTTTCTCTTATATAATCAAAAACTCCTGTATATGTGGCTGGATTAGACCTTGGGGTTCTGCCAATAGGTGATTGATCTATGTTTATCACTTTTTCTAAGTATTCTATACCATATATTTTATGATACTTACCAGGCTTAACCCTTGACCTGTTTAGCTCTCTGGATACAGCTTTATACAATATCTCATTGACCAAAGTACTCTTGCCGGAACCTGAAACACCGGTAACACAAGTAATTACACCGGTAGGAAACTTTACATCTATATTTTTAAGGTTGTTTTCACAGGCTTTGGTAACTTCCAACCACTTCCCATTAACTTTCTTCCTTTTATCCGGAACCTTTATAGCTTTTGTTCCACTTAAATATTGACCTGTGATAGAATTTTTGCTTTCCTTTATTTGCTGGACAGTTCCCTGGGCAATGACTTTACCTCCATGTCTACCTGCACCTATTCCTATATCAATTATATGGTCAGCAGCATACATGGTTTCTTCATCATGCTCAACCACTATAACTGTGTTTCCTAGATCTCTTAATCTATGCAAGGTCTTTATCAGCCTCATATTATCCCTCTGATGCAATCCAATACTAGGTTCATCCAAAATATACAGAACACCCACCAATCCGGATCCTATCTGAGTGGCCAAACGTATTCTTTGGGCTTCACCCCCTGACAATGAGCCTGCCGACCTAGAGAGGGTAAGATAATCCAAACCCACATCCACCAAAAAACCCAATCTTGCATTGATCTCCTTGAATATCTGTTTTGCTATTATTTTGTCCCGGTCCCCCAACTCTATATTACTAAAGAATTCCTTGCATTCCTTTATAGACATATTCACAATCTGATTTATCGTCTTTCCTCCCACTGTAACTGCCAAGGCCTCTTTTTTCAGCCTTGCACCGTTACACTCACTACATGTATTATCCCTCATATAGGATTCTATCTCTCTTCTAGAGTACTCGGATTTTGTCTCCTTGTATCTCCTCTCCAAATTATTTATTATGCCTTCAAAGGACATCCTTATAATCTTGGTCCCTCCATTAGAGATATATTTAACTTGTAGCTTTTTACCCCTTGTTCCGTACAATATAACATCCAGCGCCCTTTTATTCAATTTTTCCATAGGTATATCTGTTCTAAAATTATACTCCTTTGAAAGGGCCTTCATTATATTATAAGAAAAACTATTCGGACTGGTAAAATTCCAACCCCGTATAGCCCCTTCATCTATGGATTTCTCAGGATCAGGAATAACAAGTTCAGGATCGATCTTCATCAAAAAGCCCAATCCATCGCAGGATGGACATGCACCATAAGGAGTATTAAAAGAAAAAAGCCTGGGAGTCAGCTCTTCTAAACTTATACCACACTCAGGACAGGCAAAGTTTTGACTGAAAACATAATCTTGTCCATCCAGCACATTTGCAATTATCAAACCATTGCTCAACTTTAATGCTGCTTCTATCGAATCAGCCAGTCTATTTGATATATTTTCTTTTAAAATTATCCTATCTATAACCACTTCTATATCATGCTTTTTGTTTTTATCCAGGTCTATTTCTTCCCCTACATCCATCACTTCTCCGTCTACTCTTACCCTAACATATCCCTGTTTTTGGATATTCTTAAACAGCTTTTTATGTTCTCCCTTTCTCCCCCTCACAACCGGTGATAAAATCTGAATTTTGGTTCTTTCGGGCATTTCCAATATGCTGTCCACCATCTGATCTACAGTCTGCTGTTTTATTTCTTTTCCACATTGGGGGCAATGAGGCACCCCTATTCGTGCATAAAGCAATCTCAGGTAATCATATATCTCAGTAACAGTCCCTACAGTTGATCGGGGATTATGACTGGTAGTCTTCTGGTCAATGGATATAGCCGGTGAAAGCCCTTCTATATAATCCACATCCGGTTTATCCATCTGCCCTAAAAATTGTCTGGCATATGCCGAAAGGGACTCTACATATCTCCTCTGGCCTTCAGCATACAGAGTATCAAAGGCCAAAGAAGATTTTCCTGATCCGCTCAGCCCTGTTATAACAACAAACTTATTTCTAGGTATAAATACATCAATATTTTTTAAATTATGTTCTCTAGCACCTTTAACAACAATACAATCCTTCATGTCAACCTCTTCCTCTAAAGCAGTTTTAAACAATTAATTTTTTTAATTCTTTTATTCTATCCCTTAACTCAGCTGCCCTTTCAAACTCAAGACTTGCAGCAGCCTCGTTCATTTCAAATTCCAGTTCTTGTATCACCCTTTGGGCATCTTTAGGGGACAGATTCTCCATTTCATCTGACACAACATAATCTTTGCCTTGTTCCGCAATTATTGTAGCTTCTATAACCTCATTGATAGACTTGACTATGGTTTTAGGCACTATTCCTTTCTGTTTATTGTACTGTTCTTGTTTATGTCTCCTTCTGTTTGTTTCATTGATAGCCCTCTGCATAGAACCGGTTATAGTATCCGCATACATTATCACTTTACCATCCACGTTTCTGGCAGCACGCCCTATAGTCTGAATAAGAGATGTCTCGGATCTGAGAAAACCCTCTTTGTCAGCATCCAATATGGCAACAAGGGATACCTCCGGGATATCC
This window of the Clostridia bacterium genome carries:
- a CDS encoding MASE3 domain-containing protein; protein product: MNINHKENNYIYIIIISVVAFVLLLLFSRLSFLFDRIFTEDLFLAWHNTLEFLSIIMAFCIFVVAFYTYDLTGNFRSIFIAVVLLSVGIIDVLHTFSYQGMPDFFIKSCAEKATTFWMIARFTAAIGIVIFSFIKPDKKIKMSKHFLLLFSMIYTGVIIIIVALKFDMLPAMYVEGVGLTPAKIYGEYIIVALQAFAAFILFLEYRKTKNSSLIYFICSLIISIFSEFAFTLYTDVYDKYNMLGHIYKFISYYLIFQVMFVEMVKKPYKDLTSAEKQLSSYSDNLKLLVEERTKEIKDANKKLMEDLEYAKNIQMALLPDTSPEMGGLGFSSKYIPYKNVGGDFYNFIKIDDENIAMYIGDVSGHGVSAAMLTVFVNRTITSKRTSEGRNELLNPASILDEVYEVFNLTNFPEDIYLVMIYAVYNIKTHALTYASAGLNTYPIIFNDNNLEIIKDIEGFPICKFSDYYKPQYREYTVQLDKGDRMILYTDGLVEAKNKYGQQFEFNNLIKLLEECRDRDTYQLSDKIVEGIRIFTEDAQITDDISFFIMDTDIDSR
- a CDS encoding Cof-type HAD-IIB family hydrolase, whose amino-acid sequence is MKYKLIGIDLDGTLLKEDKTISRANKDCIKDALNMGIHVTLCSGRPIDLVKGYAEELNLKQPFVTCNGASIVEPDTRESIFVKGLEFQSIKTILDYALERDIRVHVFTDKIMYTNISPDDEEMFIWKESGQAFEYKPDMDIDIKQDIIKIMFNDDVDTLMHARKDLEQILAQKVKIYFVMGRYLEFMDINVSKGRAISFIADKLGIAREQVIAIGDNENDISMIRYAGLGIAMDNADQMVKQVADHITDCNECDGVAKAIRKFAIT
- the uvrA gene encoding excinuclease ABC subunit UvrA, whose amino-acid sequence is MKDCIVVKGAREHNLKNIDVFIPRNKFVVITGLSGSGKSSLAFDTLYAEGQRRYVESLSAYARQFLGQMDKPDVDYIEGLSPAISIDQKTTSHNPRSTVGTVTEIYDYLRLLYARIGVPHCPQCGKEIKQQTVDQMVDSILEMPERTKIQILSPVVRGRKGEHKKLFKNIQKQGYVRVRVDGEVMDVGEEIDLDKNKKHDIEVVIDRIILKENISNRLADSIEAALKLSNGLIIANVLDGQDYVFSQNFACPECGISLEELTPRLFSFNTPYGACPSCDGLGFLMKIDPELVIPDPEKSIDEGAIRGWNFTSPNSFSYNIMKALSKEYNFRTDIPMEKLNKRALDVILYGTRGKKLQVKYISNGGTKIIRMSFEGIINNLERRYKETKSEYSRREIESYMRDNTCSECNGARLKKEALAVTVGGKTINQIVNMSIKECKEFFSNIELGDRDKIIAKQIFKEINARLGFLVDVGLDYLTLSRSAGSLSGGEAQRIRLATQIGSGLVGVLYILDEPSIGLHQRDNMRLIKTLHRLRDLGNTVIVVEHDEETMYAADHIIDIGIGAGRHGGKVIAQGTVQQIKESKNSITGQYLSGTKAIKVPDKRKKVNGKWLEVTKACENNLKNIDVKFPTGVITCVTGVSGSGKSTLVNEILYKAVSRELNRSRVKPGKYHKIYGIEYLEKVINIDQSPIGRTPRSNPATYTGVFDYIRETFSQTPEARMRGYKKGRFSFNVKGGRCEACSGDGIIKIEMHFLPDVYVPCEVCRGKRYNRETLEVRYKGKNISQVLDMTVEEALDFFRNIPRIKRKLDTLNEVGLGYIKLGQPSTTLSGGEAQRVKLASELSKRSNGKTLYILDEPTTGLHTADVHRLIKILRKLSETGNTVVVIEHNLDIIKTSDYVIDLGPEGGDNGGMIIAQGTPEEVSHNPESYTGQYLRKILR